A window from Thiosulfatimonas sediminis encodes these proteins:
- a CDS encoding 4a-hydroxytetrahydrobiopterin dehydratase: MSEPTATLQNLLAQNCSEISPQDKPLIIPSIESSLSHLQGWDAPLNYASIKRTFNFKNYYQTVAFINAVTYLAQKQNHHPTICFGYNHCEITLCTHDIKGLSNNDMIMAAKINALYAD; encoded by the coding sequence ATGAGTGAACCAACAGCTACCTTACAAAACTTATTAGCACAAAACTGCAGTGAAATTAGCCCGCAAGATAAACCGTTAATCATTCCGAGTATTGAAAGCAGTCTCAGCCACCTGCAAGGCTGGGATGCACCTTTAAACTATGCGTCAATTAAACGCACCTTTAATTTTAAAAACTATTATCAAACAGTCGCCTTCATCAATGCCGTCACTTACCTGGCGCAAAAGCAGAATCACCACCCGACCATTTGCTTTGGCTACAATCACTGTGAAATTACTTTGTGCACGCACGACATCAAAGGCCTAAGCAACAACGATATGATTATGGCCGCAAAAATTAATGCACTCTATGCCGACTGA
- a CDS encoding M48 family metallopeptidase codes for MNWITSVFLFALILNLLIELWLNVKNQFHIGLHRDKVPTDFASIVKLDDHQKAADYSRAKLQLGRLGLFYDAAIILFMTLGGGFQDIYNLWAASSLDPIWRDVAFLLSTLWFLSILHLPFSIMSTFKIEQQFGFNKMTPAKFASDLVKQWLLGLALGLPIIWAVVSIMNAYINDLWWLYTWVVWMGFQLILMWAYPKWIAPLFNKFTPLEDGEMKQRIEALLERTGFESNGVFVMDGSSRSGHGNAYFTGFGKNKRIVFFDTLLEKLSPEEVEAVLAHELGHFKHGHIKKRLIEASLMTLAALALLGWLVQQPLFYSGLGMSVESPAIALLLFMTVVPILFFFLGPITAIKSRKHEFEADAFAAQHVGSQHLISALLKLYRDNASTLTPDASYSAYHDSHPPAKIRIDHLKALQNQ; via the coding sequence ATGAACTGGATTACCTCAGTGTTCTTGTTTGCACTGATTTTAAATTTATTGATTGAATTGTGGCTGAATGTCAAAAATCAATTTCACATCGGCTTGCACCGCGACAAGGTACCGACAGATTTTGCTTCGATAGTGAAACTGGACGACCATCAAAAAGCCGCGGACTACAGCCGCGCCAAACTTCAGCTAGGTCGTTTAGGGTTATTTTACGATGCGGCGATTATTCTGTTTATGACACTGGGTGGCGGCTTCCAAGACATCTATAATTTATGGGCTGCAAGCTCGCTCGATCCAATCTGGCGCGATGTGGCATTTTTACTCAGCACACTTTGGTTCTTATCGATTCTGCACCTGCCCTTCAGCATTATGAGCACCTTTAAAATCGAACAGCAGTTCGGCTTTAACAAAATGACTCCGGCAAAATTCGCCAGTGATTTAGTTAAACAGTGGTTACTTGGATTGGCACTTGGCCTACCAATTATCTGGGCGGTGGTTTCGATTATGAACGCTTATATCAATGACCTCTGGTGGCTATACACTTGGGTTGTCTGGATGGGCTTCCAACTGATCTTAATGTGGGCCTACCCAAAATGGATTGCGCCTCTGTTCAATAAATTCACTCCGTTAGAAGACGGCGAAATGAAACAGCGTATCGAGGCATTATTAGAACGCACCGGATTTGAATCGAATGGTGTATTCGTTATGGACGGTTCGTCACGTTCCGGTCACGGCAATGCCTATTTCACCGGCTTTGGCAAAAACAAGCGTATCGTGTTTTTCGATACTCTATTAGAGAAGCTCTCGCCAGAGGAAGTCGAAGCGGTGCTTGCCCATGAACTGGGGCATTTTAAACATGGACATATCAAAAAACGCTTAATCGAAGCCTCTTTAATGACCTTAGCAGCCTTAGCGTTATTAGGCTGGTTGGTGCAGCAGCCTCTGTTTTACAGTGGTTTAGGTATGAGCGTCGAATCGCCAGCCATCGCACTTCTGTTATTCATGACCGTGGTACCAATCCTGTTTTTCTTTCTTGGCCCAATTACCGCGATTAAAAGCCGTAAACATGAATTTGAAGCGGACGCTTTTGCCGCTCAGCACGTCGGCTCGCAACACCTCATTTCCGCGCTCTTAAAGCTATACCGCGACAACGCCAGCACCCTTACACCGGATGCAAGCTACTCGGCTTATCACGACAGTCATCCGCCGGCGAAAATACGCATTGACCATTTAAAAGCCCTACAAAATCAATAA
- the orn gene encoding oligoribonuclease: protein MKSDNNLIWIDLEMTGLDPKEHTIIEIATVVTDSQLNILAKGPVLAIQTAQSELDKMDNWCVTHHGNSGLTARVQASEISMEAAQQQTIAFLSDYVPAGKSPMCGNSICQDRRFMVEHMPQLEAFFHYRNLDVSTLKELARRWAPAVYSAHQKQGSHLAMDDILESIDELNHYRKGLFATSFQSV from the coding sequence ATGAAGTCAGATAACAACTTAATTTGGATTGATTTGGAAATGACCGGCCTGGATCCAAAAGAGCACACCATTATTGAGATTGCGACGGTGGTCACCGACAGTCAATTAAATATCCTTGCCAAGGGGCCTGTTCTGGCGATTCAGACCGCGCAAAGTGAGTTGGATAAGATGGATAACTGGTGTGTGACGCATCATGGTAATTCCGGTCTGACGGCACGTGTTCAGGCCAGTGAAATTAGCATGGAAGCAGCACAGCAGCAGACCATCGCGTTTTTGAGCGACTATGTGCCGGCCGGTAAATCACCAATGTGTGGTAATTCGATCTGCCAAGATCGCCGTTTTATGGTCGAACATATGCCGCAATTGGAGGCGTTTTTTCATTATCGTAATTTGGATGTCAGTACTTTAAAAGAGTTGGCACGACGTTGGGCGCCCGCGGTCTATAGCGCCCATCAAAAACAGGGCAGTCATTTGGCGATGGACGACATTTTGGAGTCGATTGACGAACTTAATCACTACCGAAAAGGACTGTTCGCTACCTCGTTTCAGAGCGTCTAA
- the ilvC gene encoding ketol-acid reductoisomerase — translation MQAYYDKDCDLSIIQGKKVAVIGFGSQGHAHAANLKDSGVDVVVGLRPGSSSIKKAEGYGLKTADVPTAVAGADVVMILTPDEFQSTLYKNEIEPNIKQGAALAFAHGFAIIYNQVVPRKDLDVIMIAPKAPGHTVRSEFVAGRGIPDLIAIEQDASGNARDIALSYASAVGGGRTGILETTFREECETDLFGEQAVLCGGAVDLVKMGFETLVEAGYEPEMAYFECLHELKLIVDLMFEGGIANMNYSISNNAEYGEYVTGPRVINEESREAMRQALADIQSGEYAKNFILEGQAGYPSMTAMRRLNAEHPIELVGGKLRAMMPWIQANKIIDQDKN, via the coding sequence ATGCAAGCTTATTACGATAAAGACTGCGATCTATCAATCATCCAAGGCAAAAAAGTTGCCGTTATCGGTTTCGGCTCACAAGGTCATGCACATGCAGCAAACCTAAAAGATTCAGGTGTTGACGTTGTTGTCGGTCTTCGTCCAGGTTCTTCTTCTATTAAAAAAGCAGAAGGTTACGGCCTAAAAACCGCTGACGTCCCAACGGCGGTTGCCGGTGCAGATGTGGTTATGATCCTGACGCCAGATGAATTCCAATCAACGCTTTATAAAAACGAAATCGAACCAAACATCAAGCAAGGTGCTGCATTGGCATTCGCGCACGGTTTCGCAATCATCTACAACCAAGTTGTTCCACGCAAAGACCTAGACGTCATCATGATCGCGCCAAAAGCGCCAGGTCACACAGTGCGTTCTGAGTTCGTTGCTGGTCGCGGTATTCCTGATCTAATCGCAATCGAACAAGACGCTTCTGGTAACGCGCGCGACATCGCACTGTCTTACGCTTCTGCTGTTGGTGGTGGTCGTACCGGTATCCTAGAAACGACTTTCCGTGAAGAGTGTGAAACTGACCTATTCGGTGAGCAAGCGGTGCTTTGTGGCGGCGCGGTTGACCTAGTTAAAATGGGCTTCGAAACCCTAGTTGAAGCTGGCTATGAGCCAGAAATGGCCTACTTCGAATGTCTACATGAGCTTAAGCTAATCGTAGACCTAATGTTCGAAGGCGGTATCGCGAACATGAACTACTCAATCTCAAACAACGCTGAGTACGGTGAGTATGTAACCGGTCCTCGCGTAATCAACGAAGAGTCTCGTGAAGCGATGCGTCAAGCACTGGCTGACATCCAATCTGGTGAATACGCGAAAAACTTCATCCTAGAAGGTCAAGCGGGTTACCCATCAATGACGGCAATGCGTCGTCTAAACGCAGAACACCCAATCGAATTGGTTGGTGGCAAACTGCGTGCGATGATGCCTTGGATTCAAGCGAACAAAATCATCGACCAAGACAAAAACTAA
- a CDS encoding acetolactate synthase 3 large subunit yields the protein MEMTGAQILVHFLQDEGVEHIWGYPGGAVLPIYDALDTDAKTLNHILVRHEQAAVHAADGYARSTGKPGVVLVTSGPGATNAVTGIATAYMDSIPMVCITGQVPTALIGLDAFQEIDTVGITRPIVKHNFLVKDVNDLAETLKKAFYLATTGRPGPVVVDIPKDVQNAKSNYVYPQEVEIRSYLPVTKGHSGQIKKAVEMMLSAKRPILYTGGGVILGDASEELTTLTRKLGFPINQTLMGLGAFPASDKQALGMLGMHGTYEANLAMHHSDVIIAIGARFDDRVTGNLEKFCPHAKIIHVDIDPASISKNVIVDIPIVGPVKQVLTEMIQVLDNTKQQKDEAALADWWQQIEEWRATNCLRYDTTGKKIKPQAAVQAVWKATNGDAYVSSDVGQHQMYAAQYYPFEKPRRWINSGGLGTMGFGLPAAMGVQMAHPDAISVCVTGEGSIQMNIQELSTCLQYGLPVKIICLNNGFLGMVRQWQEFFYERRYSMSYMDSLPDFVKLAESYGHVGVRIEDPKTMQAQLDEVFSEKYKDRLVFVDILTDQQENVYPMIPAGAGLNEMILV from the coding sequence GTGGAAATGACTGGTGCCCAAATTCTTGTCCACTTTTTACAAGACGAGGGCGTAGAGCATATTTGGGGGTATCCGGGCGGTGCAGTACTGCCGATTTACGATGCCCTAGATACGGACGCAAAAACCCTAAATCATATTTTGGTGCGTCACGAACAGGCGGCTGTCCATGCGGCAGACGGCTATGCGCGCTCTACAGGTAAACCAGGAGTGGTTTTGGTAACCTCCGGCCCTGGCGCGACTAACGCGGTTACCGGTATTGCAACCGCCTATATGGATTCGATTCCAATGGTGTGCATTACCGGACAGGTGCCAACAGCATTAATCGGTTTGGATGCGTTCCAAGAGATTGATACTGTCGGGATTACCAGACCAATCGTAAAACACAACTTCTTGGTCAAGGATGTTAATGATCTGGCAGAGACGCTCAAAAAAGCCTTCTATCTCGCCACAACAGGTCGACCAGGCCCGGTTGTCGTTGATATTCCGAAAGATGTTCAAAACGCCAAAAGCAACTATGTCTATCCACAAGAAGTTGAGATACGCTCCTATTTGCCTGTAACAAAAGGCCATAGTGGACAGATTAAGAAAGCCGTGGAAATGATGCTTTCTGCAAAACGTCCGATTCTGTATACCGGTGGTGGTGTCATTTTAGGTGACGCTTCTGAGGAACTGACAACGCTAACGCGTAAATTGGGCTTCCCGATTAATCAAACGCTCATGGGATTGGGGGCTTTTCCGGCTTCTGATAAACAAGCGTTAGGTATGTTGGGAATGCACGGTACTTACGAAGCGAATTTGGCGATGCATCATTCGGATGTCATCATTGCCATAGGCGCGCGTTTTGATGACCGCGTTACCGGTAATCTGGAAAAATTCTGCCCGCACGCCAAAATCATTCATGTCGATATTGATCCTGCATCGATTTCGAAAAACGTGATTGTCGATATACCGATTGTTGGTCCGGTTAAGCAAGTCTTAACAGAGATGATTCAAGTTTTGGATAACACCAAACAGCAAAAGGACGAGGCGGCTTTGGCGGACTGGTGGCAGCAGATTGAAGAGTGGCGTGCCACGAACTGTTTGCGTTACGACACCACGGGCAAAAAGATTAAACCGCAAGCGGCAGTACAGGCTGTCTGGAAAGCAACCAACGGTGATGCTTATGTATCTTCGGATGTTGGTCAGCACCAAATGTACGCAGCGCAGTATTACCCGTTTGAAAAACCACGTCGTTGGATTAACTCTGGCGGTTTGGGTACCATGGGATTTGGTCTACCGGCGGCGATGGGTGTGCAAATGGCACATCCTGACGCAATCAGCGTTTGCGTCACTGGTGAAGGGTCAATTCAGATGAATATTCAAGAATTGTCCACCTGTTTACAATATGGATTGCCGGTCAAGATCATCTGTTTGAACAATGGGTTCTTAGGGATGGTTCGTCAGTGGCAAGAGTTCTTCTATGAGCGTCGTTACTCGATGTCGTACATGGACTCTTTACCGGATTTCGTTAAGTTGGCGGAATCTTACGGCCACGTTGGCGTGCGTATTGAAGATCCAAAAACCATGCAAGCGCAGTTGGATGAAGTTTTCTCCGAGAAATATAAAGACCGTTTGGTGTTTGTAGACATCCTCACCGATCAACAAGAGAACGTGTACCCAATGATTCCGGCGGGCGCAGGTTTGAATGAGATGATTTTGGTGTAA
- the tnpC gene encoding IS66 family transposase: MKTMPNLHQLSADQLRTLAAQLFIQVETQEARLQEKDQRIAANAKEIQHKTLKIDQLTYELAYLRRLKFSHKSEQISALQMTLLDEVTDADIAAIESELDALRDKTDTAQPKKKPKRQPLPENLPRLDIRHDPESTTCSCGCQLRHIGEDVSEKLDYLPGTFQVERHIRSKWACDACETLIQKPMPPQIIDKGLPTSGLLAHLLIAKYADHLPLYRQAQIFERAGVKLPSSTLAEWVGVCGVQLEPVAQALKDFLLTQPVLHADETPVPMLKPGNKKTHKAYLWAYTNPANAQHKAVYYHFSEGRNGKFAREVLQDWKGALVCDDYPGYKASFKQGVTEVGCMAHARRKFVELHESGKSTIAIQAIELMGQLYAIEKEIQPLAPEERQTIRQQKSKPIMDLLLKWLQVHREKVPKGGATEKVIHYSLKRWDALSRYLGDGRLPIDNNWVENQIRPWALGRKNWLFAGSLRSGQRAANIMSLIQSAKNNGLDPYAYLKDVLERLPTHKASQIDQLLPHNWQPSNR, from the coding sequence ATGAAAACAATGCCAAACCTCCATCAACTCTCTGCCGACCAGTTACGAACACTGGCGGCGCAGTTATTCATTCAGGTCGAGACTCAAGAAGCTCGTCTTCAAGAAAAAGACCAACGCATTGCGGCCAATGCCAAAGAGATTCAGCACAAGACCCTAAAAATCGATCAACTCACCTATGAGTTAGCCTATCTCAGACGTTTAAAATTCTCACACAAAAGTGAACAGATCAGCGCCTTACAGATGACACTGTTGGATGAAGTGACCGATGCCGACATTGCGGCGATTGAATCGGAACTGGATGCGCTTAGAGACAAAACCGACACAGCGCAACCAAAGAAAAAACCTAAGCGTCAGCCGCTACCCGAAAACCTACCTCGTCTTGACATCCGTCATGATCCCGAATCCACCACCTGTTCATGTGGCTGTCAATTACGCCATATTGGTGAAGACGTCAGTGAGAAGCTGGATTATCTGCCCGGGACGTTTCAAGTGGAACGTCATATTCGCTCCAAATGGGCGTGCGATGCCTGTGAAACTCTGATTCAAAAACCGATGCCCCCACAAATCATTGACAAAGGTCTGCCAACCTCTGGGTTACTCGCACATCTGCTCATCGCCAAATACGCTGATCACTTACCGCTGTATCGTCAAGCTCAGATCTTTGAACGGGCCGGTGTTAAATTACCCAGTTCCACTTTAGCCGAATGGGTCGGCGTCTGTGGTGTTCAACTTGAACCGGTGGCTCAAGCACTCAAAGACTTTTTGCTGACGCAACCGGTCTTGCACGCCGATGAAACCCCAGTGCCCATGCTCAAGCCGGGGAATAAGAAAACCCATAAAGCCTATCTGTGGGCCTACACCAATCCAGCCAATGCACAACATAAGGCGGTGTATTACCACTTTAGTGAAGGACGAAACGGCAAGTTTGCACGAGAAGTGCTGCAAGACTGGAAAGGCGCACTGGTGTGTGATGACTATCCTGGGTACAAAGCCAGTTTTAAACAAGGCGTGACCGAAGTCGGTTGCATGGCGCATGCCCGTCGTAAGTTCGTGGAACTGCATGAAAGCGGCAAAAGCACGATTGCCATTCAAGCCATTGAACTAATGGGGCAACTTTACGCGATTGAAAAAGAGATTCAACCCTTAGCCCCAGAGGAACGACAGACCATTCGGCAGCAAAAATCCAAACCGATTATGGACTTGCTGCTCAAATGGCTGCAGGTCCATCGAGAAAAAGTGCCCAAAGGTGGGGCAACGGAAAAAGTGATTCACTATAGCCTGAAACGTTGGGATGCCTTAAGCCGATACCTCGGAGATGGCCGCCTGCCCATCGATAATAACTGGGTGGAAAATCAAATCCGACCTTGGGCGTTAGGTCGCAAGAATTGGCTGTTTGCCGGCAGTCTGCGCAGTGGTCAACGTGCGGCGAATATTATGAGCTTGATTCAATCGGCCAAGAATAACGGCCTGGATCCTTACGCCTATCTCAAAGACGTGCTTGAACGCTTGCCCACCCATAAAGCCAGTCAAATCGACCAACTCCTACCGCACAATTGGCAACCTAGCAACCGGTGA
- a CDS encoding acyltransferase family protein has product MYQHLPSPVKFREDINGLRAWAVIAVLLFHFSLIGLPGGFAGVDVFFVISGYLMTAIIVGGYEKGNFSIWKFYMARARRILPALLAVIAVLLALGWFWLPTPDYQALGAQSAYGIGFLSNMFFWREAGYFDTASQEKWLLHTWSLAVEAQFYILYPIFVSLIWRYWQNIRALTIGVLVVFVLSFSISNFLITLNPSGAFYLIPSRAWELLAGSLVYLTAKQGFAPEALKKNGYWVGWILILISFFFINESLSWPGFWAAVPVLGTSLIILGHRENCKLTDNQLAQWLGDRSYSLYLWHWPLVVALYFSSLQNTWSWVIGAFILSIVLAHLSYKFVEVPTRKYLTKSHLIKEVSLISAVASILLLVSIAIQNVTFSDRVERSIDIAASESTNRNWEARSCRYRHFSDSYDECLFANGIVSDKKENKPNAIIIGDSHSEAVAGAIFEAADEFNQSVLYLGGMHGCPFFISEYGKAQSCIGPNNTTMKYIEKYQENIPLFIVNTSWSHTFKNSDEFVNSLVKQTCHYAESKDVYLTRPIPGMPVNVPKTLSRNIIFGRESDDIKISLDEYHQVNKVVWEAQDKASAECGAKILNPLPYLCDDKYCYGSKNGRPLYYDDDHLSEYGNKFLVPMFEEVFKSNPKN; this is encoded by the coding sequence ATGTATCAACATTTACCTTCTCCCGTTAAGTTCAGAGAGGATATTAACGGTCTGCGTGCATGGGCAGTGATTGCTGTTCTTTTATTTCACTTTTCATTAATTGGTTTGCCTGGTGGTTTTGCTGGGGTCGATGTTTTCTTTGTTATCTCTGGTTATTTGATGACTGCAATCATTGTGGGTGGTTATGAGAAAGGGAACTTTTCCATTTGGAAATTCTATATGGCACGTGCCAGAAGGATTTTGCCCGCTTTACTCGCTGTCATAGCCGTGTTACTAGCATTAGGTTGGTTTTGGTTGCCAACACCCGATTATCAAGCGTTAGGTGCTCAGTCAGCATACGGGATAGGATTTCTCTCAAATATGTTTTTTTGGCGAGAGGCTGGATATTTTGATACTGCTTCTCAAGAAAAATGGTTACTTCATACTTGGTCATTGGCGGTAGAAGCTCAATTCTATATTTTGTATCCCATTTTTGTTTCTCTGATATGGCGATATTGGCAGAATATAAGAGCTTTGACTATTGGAGTTTTAGTTGTTTTCGTATTGTCTTTTTCTATCAGCAATTTTCTAATCACACTAAATCCAAGCGGCGCTTTTTATTTGATACCTTCCCGTGCTTGGGAGTTGCTAGCTGGTAGTTTAGTTTATTTAACAGCAAAACAAGGATTTGCGCCAGAAGCCCTAAAGAAAAATGGTTACTGGGTTGGCTGGATATTAATTCTTATCAGTTTCTTTTTTATAAATGAAAGCCTTTCTTGGCCAGGATTTTGGGCTGCTGTACCTGTTCTTGGAACTAGTCTGATAATTTTAGGACACCGTGAAAATTGTAAATTAACAGACAATCAACTTGCTCAATGGTTGGGTGACCGCTCTTATTCTTTATACCTTTGGCATTGGCCCTTAGTCGTCGCCCTATATTTTTCGAGCTTACAAAACACATGGAGTTGGGTGATTGGGGCTTTCATTTTGAGTATTGTTTTAGCACACTTGTCTTATAAGTTTGTTGAAGTTCCAACGCGTAAATATCTAACTAAATCGCATCTAATTAAAGAAGTTTCATTGATTTCAGCAGTTGCATCAATACTCCTGCTCGTTAGCATTGCTATTCAAAATGTAACATTTTCCGATAGAGTTGAACGTTCTATTGACATTGCGGCATCAGAAAGTACAAACCGTAACTGGGAAGCTCGTTCCTGTAGATATAGGCACTTTTCAGATAGCTATGATGAATGCTTATTTGCTAACGGTATTGTTAGTGATAAAAAAGAAAACAAACCTAATGCAATAATTATTGGGGACTCACACTCAGAGGCTGTTGCTGGTGCAATATTTGAAGCTGCTGATGAGTTTAATCAAAGCGTGCTATATTTAGGTGGGATGCATGGTTGCCCATTTTTTATTTCAGAATATGGAAAAGCTCAATCATGTATAGGTCCAAATAACACAACAATGAAGTATATTGAAAAATACCAAGAAAATATCCCTTTATTTATAGTTAACACATCTTGGTCACACACATTTAAAAATTCGGATGAGTTTGTGAATTCTTTAGTTAAACAGACTTGCCACTACGCAGAATCAAAAGATGTATATCTGACTAGACCGATACCTGGAATGCCTGTTAATGTCCCTAAAACGTTATCAAGAAATATTATTTTTGGTAGAGAAAGTGATGATATAAAAATCTCATTAGATGAATATCATCAAGTAAATAAGGTTGTTTGGGAGGCTCAGGATAAAGCTTCAGCTGAGTGTGGAGCAAAAATATTGAACCCATTGCCTTATCTCTGTGATGACAAATATTGCTATGGCTCAAAAAACGGCCGTCCACTTTACTATGACGATGACCATCTCAGTGAATACGGCAATAAATTCTTGGTGCCGATGTTCGAAGAGGTGTTTAAGTCAAACCCTAAAAATTAA
- the ilvN gene encoding acetolactate synthase small subunit: protein MKHIISMLMENESGALSRVSGLFSARGYNIHALTVAPTEDESLSRLTLVTSGTEQEIEQIVKHLNRLIDVVKVLDLTEGAHIERELMLIKVAATGEMREEYKRLADIFRADIIDVTSTTYTLQMVGDSTKLDAFIKILDSGLILETVRSGTMGILRGEKCLQLS from the coding sequence ATGAAACATATTATTTCAATGCTGATGGAAAACGAATCAGGCGCGCTATCCCGTGTCTCAGGCTTGTTTTCCGCTCGCGGATATAACATTCACGCTTTAACGGTCGCACCAACGGAAGACGAATCTTTGTCGCGCCTAACCTTGGTTACCTCGGGTACCGAGCAGGAGATTGAGCAGATCGTTAAGCACCTTAACCGTCTTATCGACGTGGTTAAGGTGCTGGATTTAACAGAAGGTGCGCACATTGAACGCGAACTGATGTTAATCAAAGTTGCCGCAACCGGTGAAATGCGTGAGGAATATAAGCGTTTAGCGGATATTTTCCGTGCCGACATTATTGATGTTACCAGCACCACTTATACCCTTCAGATGGTTGGTGACAGCACCAAACTCGATGCGTTTATCAAAATTTTGGATTCCGGATTGATTCTGGAAACCGTGCGCTCTGGCACCATGGGGATTCTTCGTGGTGAAAAGTGTCTACAGCTTAGCTAA